The Candidatus Eremiobacteraceae bacterium genome includes the window CGCGGCGCGAAAGTGGTCGCGAGCGATTTCGCGTCTTCCATTTCGAAGTTCGAGTTCGCCCAATGCTGCGGAGTAAAACGGATAACCAGCGAGACGATCGCTGTCGGCGATCGCGCGTATCTCTTCGAGTCCGCGATCGGGCCCATCGAGCTGCCCGATGGCGATCGCGCGGTTCAACGCCACGACTGGAGTAGGCCTAACGATCATCAACGCGTCGTACAGCGAGACAATCCTGCGCCAGTCGGTGTCCTCGGCTTGCTGCGCACTCGCGTGCACCGACGCGATCGCCGCCTCGACGTGGTATTCGCTAAGTTCCGACCCGCTGGCCGACAGCTCGAGCAGCGTCTTGCCATTTGCGAGGAGGTTTGGATCCCACCGCGATCGATCTTGATCGAAGAGCGAACTCAGGTTTCCCGCAGTATCGACACGCGCCGGCAATCGCGCCGCGTAGAAATACATCAGCGCACACAGCGCATAGGTCGCGGGTATAGCCGCGAGTGGTTGATCGAGGAGAAAGGATCCTAGACGCATCGCCTCGCGGCACAGCTCGACTCGCACCGCAGACTCGGCGGATGCTCCGTGGTAACCCTCGTTGAACAGGAGATACAAAGCCCGGTGTACGGCGGAAAGGCGCGTCGCGAAGTCGCGATCTGCGAGGTCGAACAGCCTTTTCGATCCGGCCAAAACCTTCTTCGCGCGTGTGATCCGTTTTTCTATCGCCGAATGGCCGCTGAGGAACGCGCTTGCGATCTCGTTCACGCTGAATCCGCAAAGGAGATGCAAGACGAGTGCCACTTGAGCTTGTTCGGACAATCGCGGCTGACAGCAGGAGAACATCATGCGAAGTTGATCGTCTTTGATCGCATTCGCTCCGAACATCTCTTCGACGGTCGGCACGAGCGTCCACTCGCTTTCGAGCCGGCGCTCGAGCTCCGGCGCAAAAGTGCGGGCGGTGCGCTCGCGCCGCAACACATCGATGGCGCGGCGCTTTGCAGTGGTCAAAAGCCACGCGGACGGGTTGTCGGGAACGCCTCGGATCTTCCAGGTCTCGAGGGCGCGGCAGAAGGCGTCTTGTACGACGTCTTCTACCAGCGCGAGGTTATGTACCCCGAAAATGCGCGTGAGGGCGGCGGTTATGCGCCCCGCCTCACGGCGAAAGAGATGTTCTCCAGGTTCCACTACATCTCCATGACAGGGCGAATCTCGACGAGGCCTCCCGTTTCAAAGATGGGGCATCCTTTCGATAGTTCCGCCGCCTGCGCGAGATCCTTGGCCTCGATCAAGGTATAGCCGCCCACGAGATCTTTGGATTCCGTGTACGGACCGTCGGTCACGACTTTCTGCTTGCCGCGCACGACCTTGCCCGTCTCTTCGAGCGGTTGACCCCGATCCTTCATGTGGCCATTTTGGCCCAGCTCCGTCATCCACGCGACCCATTTCTGCATAACCTTTTCGCCCTCTGCCGGCGAATTCGATCGCTCACCACCGCGGTATAGGAACACGAACTCACTCATGGTCGGTCCTCCTTGGATTGGCGCCTGATTGGCACCTCGAACCTTAGACGGGTGAGGTCCGTCGCACCGGACAACTTTCTCACCGTCAACCCGGACCGCCCTTCTACGACACCCCGAGGTAGCTCAACAGCACGCGTGTCAGTTCCCGGACTAGGTCGGCGTCGTTTTTGGGCAGTCTGGGGTCCTGAACTTCGGGCAAGGCGTCGAGCACGACGATCTCCTGCAAGACGAACCCCACGACGGTCAAAGCGAACGGCACGGCTTCTTCAGGCCGCGGATGGTTCATCTCTTTCCGCTTGAGGAGTAGGAAATCGGCGACGCGGTTGAGCGAACGAATGCTGATCTGCGCCGCCTTCTTCTTGAACGCGGTGCTGGGATGCGCCAGGATGAATTGCGTCATCGCGCGCAACGTTCCGGCATTTTTCCGGTGACCGATCAATGATTGTTCGACTATTTTCTCGGCGAACGTCGTTAGCGATCCGCGTTTCGCCAATTTCGGCGTTAGAACCGCTTCGTTTCCTTCGTCGTAGTTCTGCAAGGTCTCAAGTACGACGCTCCTCATCAGCGCGTCTTTATCGGGGAACCGCCGGTAGACCGAAGCGGGAGAAAGTCCGGCACGAGCGGCGACCCGAGGAACCGTTGCCCCATCCAAGCCTTTCTCGTTCAGAATCGCGCGAGCGGCAGCGATCAGTCGGCGGAGCGACTCCCGGCTGCGCTCCTGTTTCGGGGCCATCGTCTTCTTCAGCATCGTCCATTTCTTTCCGCGCGCGATAAATGGGTCTTGACAAAATGTGAATGTGGGTTTACATTCACATTATGGCGACGGCAATCCTGGATGCGCCGGTCCGTGCGGCGCACCCGCTTCGCAACCCTAAATTTAGGCTGCTTTGGATCGGCCGGACGGTCTCCAACTTGGGAGATCAATACTATCTCGTCGCCCTTC containing:
- a CDS encoding sigma-70 family RNA polymerase sigma factor, translated to MEPGEHLFRREAGRITAALTRIFGVHNLALVEDVVQDAFCRALETWKIRGVPDNPSAWLLTTAKRRAIDVLRRERTARTFAPELERRLESEWTLVPTVEEMFGANAIKDDQLRMMFSCCQPRLSEQAQVALVLHLLCGFSVNEIASAFLSGHSAIEKRITRAKKVLAGSKRLFDLADRDFATRLSAVHRALYLLFNEGYHGASAESAVRVELCREAMRLGSFLLDQPLAAIPATYALCALMYFYAARLPARVDTAGNLSSLFDQDRSRWDPNLLANGKTLLELSASGSELSEYHVEAAIASVHASAQQAEDTDWRRIVSLYDALMIVRPTPVVALNRAIAIGQLDGPDRGLEEIRAIADSDRLAGYPFYSAALGELELRNGRREIARDHFRAARGLARNPMERRFLEQRVAACDDDSAENSSEGAIRSR
- a CDS encoding YciI family protein, whose protein sequence is MSEFVFLYRGGERSNSPAEGEKVMQKWVAWMTELGQNGHMKDRGQPLEETGKVVRGKQKVVTDGPYTESKDLVGGYTLIEAKDLAQAAELSKGCPIFETGGLVEIRPVMEM
- a CDS encoding TetR/AcrR family transcriptional regulator; translation: MLKKTMAPKQERSRESLRRLIAAARAILNEKGLDGATVPRVAARAGLSPASVYRRFPDKDALMRSVVLETLQNYDEGNEAVLTPKLAKRGSLTTFAEKIVEQSLIGHRKNAGTLRAMTQFILAHPSTAFKKKAAQISIRSLNRVADFLLLKRKEMNHPRPEEAVPFALTVVGFVLQEIVVLDALPEVQDPRLPKNDADLVRELTRVLLSYLGVS